One window from the genome of Sulfodiicoccus acidiphilus encodes:
- a CDS encoding DUF2070 family protein produces the protein MNSEQVVRKYYGKLIKLPKQRTLFALLSFELVGVFLRSLQVGLPTFLAVLAYVVTSFLVFKRHMKVSLFFSIGTVAIYIIFTFLPVAPSYAFGVLAPLMSFSLIPYHREVVSVSLATVPALVGSLVLARDLPFVVVYLVVVGIVTYLYSKALNGKGVKVIGIPALKVARPFISSFTDGKVGLVEEFLKSVGTNMDLQVVLFRFEGSSTHYWVIPKIHFGLFGSVGSSRFVYQVEEVLPNATVFHGPGSHEIDMVSSSEAEAVAKRIEREVNAGWSKLKFLGLTRETSGNFSAWSMNFNEAKLSFLTRPGLGIDDLPLSLWTTMISRNSFLVDSHNQSLKEEIEEGELGDLEALLIRATGSESRLFLGYGEGLVEGKSRGLCSEKVKAFALSDGTKRLVLVYLYGNNAEDTLNSKLREENADLAEDVLLVTPDDHSCTGVSVESLYYPVSYSPELSRAVRSAILNALNHMEQVQASMKVFTINSVRVIGKVISSLTKALEEVGAFTTKTIWIPIFSPLAIMVLVLLIQGGIELGIHVV, from the coding sequence TTGAACTCAGAGCAAGTAGTAAGAAAGTACTACGGAAAATTAATAAAGCTACCTAAGCAGCGAACCTTGTTCGCCCTACTGTCGTTTGAGCTTGTTGGCGTTTTCCTAAGGAGTCTACAAGTGGGACTACCGACCTTCTTGGCAGTGTTAGCCTATGTTGTAACTTCCTTCCTCGTGTTTAAGCGTCACATGAAGGTTTCCCTTTTCTTCAGCATAGGGACAGTTGCTATCTATATTATTTTCACCTTCCTCCCGGTTGCGCCGAGTTATGCATTTGGTGTCTTGGCACCGCTGATGTCATTCTCGCTGATTCCTTACCATAGAGAAGTAGTTTCCGTCTCACTAGCCACAGTCCCGGCCCTGGTAGGCTCCTTAGTGTTGGCTAGGGACCTCCCCTTTGTAGTGGTGTATCTGGTCGTAGTTGGTATCGTCACCTACCTTTACTCCAAGGCCCTGAACGGCAAGGGCGTTAAGGTGATAGGTATACCCGCTCTTAAAGTGGCTAGGCCCTTCATATCGTCCTTCACTGACGGTAAAGTGGGCTTAGTGGAGGAGTTCCTGAAGAGCGTAGGAACTAACATGGACCTTCAGGTCGTACTCTTCAGGTTCGAAGGGAGTTCTACTCATTACTGGGTAATCCCAAAGATCCATTTCGGTCTATTTGGCTCCGTGGGCAGCTCCAGATTTGTCTATCAAGTGGAGGAGGTTTTACCTAACGCTACTGTCTTCCACGGCCCAGGCAGTCACGAGATAGACATGGTTTCTTCTTCTGAAGCTGAGGCGGTTGCAAAGAGAATAGAGAGGGAAGTCAACGCTGGGTGGAGCAAGCTGAAGTTCCTCGGCCTCACAAGGGAAACCTCTGGGAATTTCTCTGCTTGGTCCATGAACTTCAACGAAGCCAAGTTGAGCTTCCTAACAAGGCCGGGTTTAGGCATAGACGACTTACCGCTCAGCCTCTGGACTACAATGATCTCTCGTAATTCGTTCCTCGTGGACTCCCACAATCAATCTCTCAAGGAGGAGATAGAAGAAGGTGAACTCGGTGATCTAGAGGCCCTACTTATCAGGGCAACCGGTAGTGAAAGTCGACTCTTCCTGGGCTACGGAGAGGGGCTCGTGGAAGGAAAGAGTCGAGGACTCTGCAGTGAGAAGGTGAAAGCCTTCGCTCTATCTGATGGCACTAAAAGGTTAGTTCTAGTGTACCTTTATGGGAACAACGCCGAAGATACCCTAAACTCTAAGCTTAGGGAGGAAAATGCCGACTTAGCTGAGGATGTTCTATTGGTAACTCCGGATGATCATTCCTGTACTGGAGTGTCCGTAGAATCACTATATTATCCTGTGTCATATTCCCCAGAGCTCTCTAGGGCCGTGAGGAGCGCCATTCTTAACGCATTGAATCATATGGAGCAGGTACAAGCATCGATGAAGGTGTTCACAATCAACTCTGTGCGAGTTATAGGTAAAGTGATTTCTTCCTTGACAAAAGCTCTGGAGGAAGTGGGAGCCTTCACCACTAAGACAATATGGATACCTATCTTCTCACCGTTGGCTATAATGGTCCTTGTCCTACTGATCCAAGGCGGCATCGAACTGGGCATACATGTCGTTTAG
- a CDS encoding NRAMP family divalent metal transporter — MSRKYHTVLRFFGPAWLVMMADMDASSTIGAAQTGVEFRYGLIWFLLLLTIPLFIVQEVSGRIGVATSKGLGELVRERYGPKVAYLTAIPMALTDVVTYAIEYAGGAIGFEMLGVPPMVSLPVIYILHLLIVTKRKYAEAEKVLLGVSGLLILGFTVALLERGLEHYSPILFSASPKFLLILAVNVGAVVMPFMLFFQASATADKINTIGELRNESKEKLLKLMRWETLVGALVTELLMVVVEMVSSGLPQTTNFASARVLSQLLSSVAGKYSPLLFGVGLIGAAFLALVAISMGSAWGVVEAIGVTRDKSYWIYVIESLPALIAVTLIPSEQLVNAVLYLLVVFVFVLIGPLLTMGIVSRDKGVMKEYASSKGLELAYWASAIFLISFGLLALAASL, encoded by the coding sequence ATGAGTCGTAAATATCACACAGTCCTCAGATTTTTCGGCCCCGCGTGGCTGGTGATGATGGCCGACATGGACGCCAGTAGCACTATTGGAGCGGCGCAGACTGGAGTTGAGTTCAGGTATGGGCTAATATGGTTCCTTCTCCTTCTAACGATCCCTTTATTCATAGTGCAGGAGGTCTCTGGTAGAATAGGAGTAGCCACGAGCAAAGGACTGGGAGAGTTAGTGCGGGAGCGCTATGGCCCCAAAGTAGCATACCTAACGGCGATCCCCATGGCACTCACAGACGTCGTAACATACGCTATAGAGTACGCCGGAGGCGCAATAGGGTTCGAGATGCTTGGCGTTCCACCTATGGTGAGCCTACCCGTAATTTACATCCTTCATCTACTAATCGTTACAAAGAGAAAGTATGCCGAAGCCGAGAAAGTTCTCCTTGGAGTATCGGGACTTCTGATCTTGGGCTTTACGGTTGCTCTATTAGAGAGAGGCCTAGAGCACTACTCGCCTATATTGTTTAGCGCCTCTCCCAAGTTCCTCCTGATTCTAGCCGTTAACGTGGGGGCAGTTGTAATGCCATTCATGTTGTTCTTCCAAGCGTCTGCCACAGCAGATAAAATCAATACAATAGGAGAATTGAGGAATGAAAGTAAGGAAAAACTACTCAAGCTCATGAGGTGGGAGACCCTAGTTGGGGCGCTTGTAACAGAACTGCTCATGGTAGTGGTCGAAATGGTATCCTCTGGCCTGCCTCAGACTACGAACTTCGCATCGGCGCGCGTCCTTTCTCAACTACTGTCCTCCGTAGCTGGGAAGTACTCGCCACTTCTATTCGGAGTGGGATTAATTGGCGCTGCCTTTCTAGCTCTAGTAGCGATTTCTATGGGCAGTGCGTGGGGGGTGGTGGAGGCCATAGGTGTAACTAGAGACAAGAGCTACTGGATCTACGTTATAGAGAGTTTACCCGCATTGATAGCTGTGACATTGATACCAAGCGAACAACTTGTGAATGCTGTGTTGTACCTTTTGGTGGTCTTCGTCTTCGTGCTAATAGGTCCCCTCCTAACCATGGGCATCGTATCCAGGGATAAGGGAGTAATGAAAGAGTATGCTAGTAGCAAAGGTTTAGAACTGGCTTACTGGGCCAGTGCTATCTTCCTTATATCTTTCGGTTTACTAGCGTTAGCTGCATCGCTATGA
- a CDS encoding triphosphoribosyl-dephospho-CoA synthase, whose amino-acid sequence MSRKCDLIGALMSSATQIEASTWKPGNTSLEQIARGVPLSELLTAAAITRRYYSLACKGVKPTFSNLRVAVSEALARGLKYAIFGTALTLLPMAASKVEDPSQLREVTETLRTMGEDEARDFLRALELVSPSYLGRMKRQDYREYSGTLWDLLVASSPFDSVSRNLTSGYKYTEMAYAEIANSRNLEEGTLRAFLRVLAAVPDGLIYRRHGGRVAMWVSERASELFSSGTEQELESFNQTLLERGWNPGSTADVVASGIYLYLVSSK is encoded by the coding sequence ATGTCAAGGAAGTGTGATTTAATAGGTGCTTTAATGTCCTCCGCCACCCAGATAGAAGCCTCCACCTGGAAGCCAGGGAACACTTCACTGGAACAGATAGCTAGAGGTGTGCCGCTGAGTGAGTTATTGACGGCCGCTGCAATAACCAGAAGATACTATTCCCTCGCCTGCAAGGGCGTGAAACCTACATTCTCAAACCTCAGGGTAGCAGTGAGCGAAGCGCTGGCCCGGGGTTTGAAGTACGCCATTTTTGGAACAGCATTGACCCTGCTGCCCATGGCTGCTTCGAAGGTGGAGGATCCCTCTCAGCTTAGAGAAGTAACAGAGACGTTAAGAACTATGGGAGAGGATGAGGCTAGGGACTTCCTGAGGGCCTTGGAGCTAGTCTCACCCTCCTACCTAGGCCGCATGAAAAGGCAGGACTATAGGGAGTATTCGGGTACGCTTTGGGACCTCCTAGTTGCGTCCTCTCCGTTCGACTCAGTGAGCAGGAACCTGACGAGTGGCTACAAGTACACCGAGATGGCCTACGCCGAGATCGCTAACTCCAGGAACCTCGAGGAGGGAACTCTTAGGGCGTTCCTCAGGGTTCTAGCGGCTGTCCCAGACGGCCTGATATACAGAAGACATGGAGGCAGGGTCGCTATGTGGGTGTCGGAGAGGGCCTCCGAACTGTTCTCCTCTGGTACGGAACAGGAACTCGAGAGTTTTAACCAAACCCTGTTAGAGCGTGGATGGAACCCTGGGTCAACGGCCGACGTGGTAGCGAGCGGGATATACCTATACCTGGTGAGTTCCAAATGA
- a CDS encoding metallophosphoesterase family protein, giving the protein MKVVMVSSGWCELSVMRTLSKLEVDLFVGLGDLECPNLLPRFLGILGEKDGVFVKHFLDQGRYLISNRELSSDFSTDVWISHLAPRGSSTGLIAGLEVGDSKLTEKALMLRPKLIFHGHSEVQAVNTLGETTVVSPGPLSRGLFALYDSSSREFWLSSLAIR; this is encoded by the coding sequence ATGAAGGTGGTGATGGTATCTAGCGGCTGGTGCGAGTTGTCGGTGATGAGAACCCTATCTAAGCTAGAGGTCGATCTGTTCGTTGGCCTCGGAGACCTGGAGTGCCCTAACCTCTTACCTAGGTTCCTTGGAATCCTCGGAGAGAAAGATGGGGTCTTCGTAAAACACTTCTTGGACCAAGGGAGGTACCTGATTTCAAACCGAGAGCTCTCTTCCGATTTCTCGACCGACGTATGGATAAGTCATTTGGCACCTCGCGGCTCGTCAACAGGACTGATAGCGGGGTTGGAGGTCGGGGATTCGAAACTGACGGAGAAGGCCTTAATGCTGAGACCTAAACTGATCTTTCACGGCCATAGCGAGGTACAAGCAGTGAATACTCTCGGAGAGACAACTGTGGTGTCTCCAGGTCCTCTAAGTAGGGGACTGTTCGCACTTTACGATAGCTCCAGTAGGGAGTTCTGGTTGAGCTCCCTAGCCATTAGGTAA
- a CDS encoding nucleotidyltransferase domain-containing protein, which yields MGRGHFFDRDVLVSRDGSIYVVIGNAHPPGYVLAYLKYVRGEGPWRGYRRVLKQYGVKNLISSPQTMSLEPCYDVTFPILPVSQLESHLLPEEGFLKLLSRAADRQGEALMELALSLGTKELGVTGSLLTGTYHMDSDVDVLVYGCRRAIQVMEEFKGFQEDVEWISQTARTYGLSIGDAKALYDVRRRGKVKGVGYSVGFVDDRPHKYCERTCRKLGPREAVVEVEGWCDALFYPASAQVIRGVEGKVPSKVLSYEGVFSPLLFGRRKLKVVGMSMDCEGEDVLVLGDREVTGYVKEV from the coding sequence ATGGGAAGAGGTCACTTCTTCGATAGAGACGTACTGGTCTCGAGGGATGGTTCAATTTACGTCGTGATAGGAAACGCACATCCTCCAGGCTACGTTCTAGCTTACTTGAAATACGTGAGGGGTGAAGGGCCTTGGAGAGGTTACAGGAGGGTGCTGAAACAATACGGCGTTAAGAACCTCATCTCCTCACCTCAAACCATGAGCTTAGAGCCCTGCTACGACGTGACTTTTCCCATACTGCCAGTGAGCCAACTTGAGTCACACCTCCTCCCCGAGGAGGGTTTTCTGAAACTCCTGAGCAGGGCCGCGGACAGACAAGGAGAAGCGTTAATGGAACTCGCGCTCTCTTTAGGAACGAAGGAACTGGGTGTAACTGGGTCTCTCCTCACTGGGACCTATCACATGGACTCCGACGTAGATGTACTGGTTTACGGATGCAGGAGAGCCATACAGGTAATGGAGGAGTTCAAGGGATTTCAAGAGGACGTAGAGTGGATATCTCAGACCGCTAGAACTTACGGACTTTCGATCGGGGACGCTAAGGCACTCTACGACGTGAGAAGGAGAGGAAAAGTCAAGGGGGTAGGGTACTCGGTCGGTTTCGTTGATGATAGACCACACAAGTACTGCGAGAGGACTTGCAGAAAGTTGGGACCTAGGGAGGCGGTAGTGGAGGTGGAGGGTTGGTGTGATGCGCTCTTCTACCCAGCTTCAGCTCAGGTTATTAGAGGCGTAGAAGGTAAGGTCCCATCTAAGGTCTTGAGTTACGAGGGAGTGTTCTCCCCTCTACTTTTCGGAAGGAGAAAACTAAAGGTGGTCGGCATGTCAATGGATTGTGAAGGGGAGGACGTACTTGTCCTAGGTGACAGGGAGGTGACGGGATATGTCAAGGAAGTGTGA
- a CDS encoding HAD-IIA family hydrolase, with protein MKLEDYDLIFSDVDGVLMKDGDPIEGNLSVIRRLIRAGKRVILITNNSGFSRVLLSRQLSAMGVEIPPTDIVTSGVAAAVYLKDRLKVRDAFVVGEEGLVEELRARGIRVLSQEEVKESTPESVVVGLDRFCTYEKLSLAMHSIMMGAKFVVTNMDRLWPSKKGFKLGAGALASSIIFSLRREPDFVAGKPNPWIIEAARSSLGIDGEGKMIMIGDQLEIDVRMGKELGIDTLLVLTGVSKQEDIKGSSIKPDVVVQDLTHLYDEA; from the coding sequence GTGAAGCTTGAGGACTACGACCTAATCTTCTCAGACGTCGACGGAGTTTTAATGAAAGACGGTGATCCAATAGAAGGAAACCTTTCAGTTATAAGGAGATTGATTAGGGCTGGAAAGAGAGTCATTCTAATTACAAACAACTCCGGATTTAGCAGGGTCCTTCTCTCTAGGCAGTTAAGCGCAATGGGGGTCGAAATTCCTCCCACCGACATAGTTACGTCGGGGGTGGCAGCCGCAGTTTACTTAAAGGACAGGCTAAAAGTTAGGGACGCCTTCGTGGTGGGGGAGGAGGGATTGGTAGAGGAGCTTAGAGCGAGGGGCATAAGGGTATTGAGTCAAGAGGAAGTGAAGGAGTCCACCCCAGAGAGCGTGGTAGTAGGCCTAGACAGGTTCTGCACCTACGAGAAACTCTCGTTGGCCATGCACTCCATAATGATGGGAGCTAAGTTCGTCGTGACAAACATGGATAGACTATGGCCGTCCAAGAAAGGTTTCAAGCTAGGTGCTGGCGCTCTCGCTAGCAGTATAATCTTCTCTTTGAGAAGGGAGCCAGACTTCGTAGCGGGGAAACCGAACCCTTGGATCATAGAGGCCGCCAGATCTAGCCTTGGAATAGACGGTGAGGGGAAGATGATAATGATCGGAGATCAACTTGAAATAGATGTCAGAATGGGTAAGGAGCTAGGAATAGACACATTACTTGTCCTCACTGGAGTGTCAAAGCAGGAGGACATCAAAGGTTCATCAATAAAGCCGGACGTGGTGGTTCAGGATCTAACACATCTATACGACGAGGCGTAA
- a CDS encoding GNAT family N-acetyltransferase, producing the protein MELQERRQYTLRNAKEDDLERIMQINRATLPENYPYYVFSELLRDYGQAFFVAEIENDVIGYVMPRIEWGFSEVRQLPSLVKKGHVVSIAVLEPFRKNGIGTNLLKASMKGMRVAYGADEVYLEVRITNYPAISVYERLGFRRVKTLRHYYMDGEDAYLMARELNQNSLLELS; encoded by the coding sequence ATGGAGCTTCAGGAGCGAAGGCAGTACACTCTCAGGAACGCTAAGGAGGATGACTTAGAGAGAATAATGCAGATTAATAGGGCCACTCTCCCCGAGAACTATCCCTATTACGTCTTCTCCGAGCTCCTGAGGGACTACGGTCAAGCGTTCTTCGTTGCTGAAATAGAGAACGATGTAATAGGCTACGTTATGCCTAGGATAGAGTGGGGTTTCAGTGAAGTGAGGCAACTTCCGTCTCTAGTTAAGAAGGGCCACGTAGTTTCCATAGCTGTGTTGGAACCGTTCAGGAAGAACGGAATAGGCACGAACTTGCTGAAGGCTTCAATGAAGGGAATGAGAGTGGCGTATGGAGCAGATGAGGTTTACTTGGAGGTAAGGATCACCAACTATCCTGCCATATCCGTCTACGAGAGGCTCGGTTTCAGAAGAGTGAAAACGCTAAGACATTACTACATGGATGGAGAGGACGCTTACCTAATGGCTAGGGAGCTCAACCAGAACTCCCTACTGGAGCTATCGTAA